The window GCCGGCCCCGAAGGTCTCGCTTGCTACGCTGCCGAGGTGCGCGCGGATGCGACTACGCCCCGCGTGCGATCTGAAAAACCGCGTCTAGGAATTTATTCGGAAATGCTCCGAGTGCACCAGGGAAATCTCGCGCTAAAGCCTCGAAGGCACTCGAGAAATCGCCTTCCGCTACGACGAAGGTCGTATGGCCGGTTACATTACAACAGGTTCAGGTATTTCGATCCTGCGACTGGTCGGTACATCAACGCGGATCCGATCGGGCAGCTCGATGGGTCGAACGTTTTTCGATATTCGCATAACGATCCCGTGAACCTGGCTGACCCGAGTGGCTTGTTTATTGGATTCGTGGTCCGACTGGTTCTGACTCCATTCATAGGTGCCACGAATGCTGGCGGAGCGGGAGCCGTGGCCGGCACGTTCGGAGGGGGGGGCGTCAGCTGTGGCCAGCGCCTTCGGGGTGGGTCCATCGCTTTCGCCAAACCTTCAAGCAGCGAATACAGCAATCCAGCTCGGCGGTGGACTTTCAGGGAAAGCTCTGGCGGGAGCGCTCGCGGCGCAGGGCAGCCCAATCGGAGCAGTAGCGGTCGCCGCCGTGGGTGGCTTCTCCTTTGGCATGGGCTTGAATAGCCTATTCAACCAGTTGACAGGGACCACGCTAGGTGACTTAGCGTTCGACTACTTGAATCCACCCGAACCCCCGGGTGGTCAGTGTCAATAAGAAGGGCTGTGAGATGAATCGGCAACCGAACCCTCTTCACGTTGTTCTGTCCCGCTCGGATGTAGTTCTTGCAGTCGGTTGGATGGTTGTTTTTCTCACTCTGATATGCGTGGGGGCGTTCGGGCGAGACCATTGGTTCGTCGAGAAAGTG is drawn from bacterium and contains these coding sequences:
- a CDS encoding RHS repeat-associated core domain-containing protein → AGPEGLACYAAEVRADATTPRVRSEKPRLGIYSEMLRVHQGNLALKPRRHSRNRLPLRRRSYGRLHYNRFRYFDPATGRYINADPIGQLDGSNVFRYSHNDPVNLADPSGLFIGFVVRLVLTPFIGATNAGGAGAVAGTFGGGGVSCGQRLRGGSIAFAKPSSSEYSNPARRWTFRESSGGSARGAGQPNRSSSGRRRGWLLLWHGLE